In Gammaproteobacteria bacterium, the DNA window ATTGGATCTGTATTGCGGCCATTTCTCTCTCCTTTTCTGATGTTGCATTGGATTGTCGATGTGCTGCGCTAACGCCTGCCATCACAGCCGACCCCAAAAACGCGTAGCGTTTTTGGGGTCGGCTGATGGCCTTGTTGGGCGATCTGAACGATCACACTCTTCCTTTCGCTGCCCAAGCGCGTGCGTACAACACGATTGAGCCGTCTTGTTCAACTGGTAAACGCTGTTTTAAGGTTTCCCGAAGATGGGTTTTTTCTGAATCTTCTAATTTCGACACATAGGTTGGCGCTGGTCCTTGGCCGCCGAGAAACGGCTTCCAATAATCATCAAAGTCATTGAAGTGCGTTGCGATTTCAAGAGGAGCTGCTTCGACTTCTAATAAACCAACGTGATTGAAGGTATCAACAAGCTGCTCGGCATTTGAGTCGGGAAAACGGTGACCTTCGTGAAGGGCTGATGCACCTGGATCCAATTCCACCACCACATCCCAAAAGTGGTTAAGAAATTCCATTTTCTCTGCGTAATCCCAGATATATACCGCAACAGTGCCGTTCATACTGGTTACTCGTTTCATTTCTGCGAGTGCTTTTTCAGGCTCTGGTATGAAATTCAATACTAGGCCAGATACCGCGATATTCACCGATGCGTCATCAAGTGGTAACGACATCGCGTTTCCTACTTTGCAGTTGGCCTTATTGCCAAGACGTTGCTGAGCCGTACGGACGAAACCTTCCGATTGGTCAATAGCGATAACCGCTGCTGGATCGTGCCTATCGATTGCGGCTTCACTCAAGGCACCCGATCCACACCCAACATCTAACCACTGGATCCCGGGTCTGGGTGACAGCCAATCTACAAATTGCTCGGCAATCAGCTTGCTCCACCTGCCCATGTAGTATTCGTACGAATCGCCTGACTGCCATGAATCTTGCATTTTGTTCTCCATTGGCCTCTTTACGCCCAACGAAAAAGCTGAGCGCCGCTGCATAACCGATATTTGAAGTTTTTGCCAGAATTTTATTAAGAATTTCTAATAAAATCAATACGGGCGATGGGCTAACATCAAGTAGACATCATGAACGATGCCTTGTTTTACGTCAAAATTGACGGCTAAACGAGCTTTCTTTGAGTCAACGTCCTGATTTACCCGATCTCGTGCAGAGAAAGGCGTCCATTATCCGCTGATCAAAGGCGTCGGTTTTCATCCCTCTTTCCATCGATCGAGCAGATACGGATGAAGCCCGCTCTTACATGCCGATCCCATTCCCTTACCGCGATCCACCGCTTCGCCCAGCGCGGGGAACTCCAACACATTCGTCATGACACACCTCTCTGTCACTAAACAAGTGGTCGTGATTGTAAAAACAACGCCAAAAGCGAGGTCGACTGAGGACACACCCGCTACATCTGAATGCCCATACTATAAAAAAACCGAGCGTTTCCCGCACTGACGGAAAACGCCCACAAGGTTTTGGAGGAATCAACGCCGACTCCATCGAATGCCTGTGAATAACAGCAAATCCCATGCCCCTTAGAGACGGCAAACGGAAAAACCCACGATTCATCACGTATTCAACATGCTCGATTCATTTCCGCAGCGGGTGCCGACCCTGAATCATCCTCCGATTGTTTCAATTTGAAACACGAGCCGTGAACATTTTTTCATTTTGAAACACGGTCCGCCCTTTTTTTCGCCCAACCGCCACACCTGCCACAATCGCCGTGCCTTTTCATCACTTCCCGTCGAAGCTACGCCCATTCTTTCCAGAGAGACCGACATGGGCGACTTCTACCGCTGCATTGACCTCATCATCGCCGAAGAAGGCGGCTACGCCAATCACCCCGCTGATCCGGGGGGTGAGACGAAATACGGCATTTCCAAGCGTGCCTATCCGCACCTGAACATCGCCACCTTGACCCTCGAAGACGCCACTGAACTCTACGAGCGCGACTACTGGCAGCCCATTCACGGGGAGGCTTTTCCCGATGGCCTGGCCCTGCTACTGTTCGATGCCGCCGTCAACCAGGGCCCCAACACCGCCATCCGGCTGCTGCAACAAGCGCTCGGTAGTGTTCCAGACATGGTTTTTATACTAAAACCCAGAATTCATACCGATTAATAAATAGACCAACAACAATGTCATGCATTTTGTCCACCTTGGAGAAACAAATAGTCTTTCTCACTAATCGTTTATTGTCTTGCTAATAGTTATCCCCATAAAAATCATGCTAGAGCTTGTTCGAGACTAACATATTGAGTATCAGGAAGCCCAAAGAATGATTTGACCCTTTCCTTAAATTCTTTTAGCTTTATCAAAGCAGAATAAACATATTGTCTGAAATCAGCCCTGTTTTTAATCGGCTCCTTTTCCAGATGACCATTTTTGATCTCATTCCAAACCTGTTCATCAGGATTTAGCTCCGGGGAATGCGGCGGAAAAAAGAACAAACGAATCTGTTGCCGATGCGTCTCAAGAAAGGCTTTGACCTCTTTTGAAGTATGATAAGAAGCGTTGTCTGCAATCACAATTAATGGGCGCTCCCGGCCTTCTAACACCTGCTTTAGAAATTCAATGAACACCGCACTCACTAATTTTTCAGTGGTCACCTCAAATGTCAGTTCACCGGTCGCCGTTACCATCGATAACATGTGAAACCCACTCCGGTCATCACTCACTTTAATTTCCGGAGGGTGACCAATTAAGCCCCACGTCCGGCCAGAACGTGTATTGCCTTGAATCCACGATTCATCCGCAAACCCAATATCCGCTCCAAGCGCTTGAGTAGGCTTGCCAACGATTATCCCTACATTATCAACGAACTGAGCGTTAATCAAATGGTCTAATAACTATAGAAAACCTCTTTAGATACTCTAAATTTATAGAGGAGGTGCGGCAATGAACGCGGAATGGATGTTTGATGCACGTAAAATACCGGATGAAGTGATGAATTACATCCGGCGTATTGCGGTTCGCGCGGTC includes these proteins:
- a CDS encoding IS630 family transposase; the protein is MINAQFVDNVGIIVGKPTQALGADIGFADESWIQGNTRSGRTWGLIGHPPEIKVSDDRSGFHMLSMVTATGELTFEVTTEKLVSAVFIEFLKQVLEGRERPLIVIADNASYHTSKEVKAFLETHRQQIRLFFFPPHSPELNPDEQVWNEIKNGHLEKEPIKNRADFRQYVYSALIKLKEFKERVKSFFGLPDTQYVSLEQALA
- a CDS encoding methyltransferase domain-containing protein, producing MENKMQDSWQSGDSYEYYMGRWSKLIAEQFVDWLSPRPGIQWLDVGCGSGALSEAAIDRHDPAAVIAIDQSEGFVRTAQQRLGNKANCKVGNAMSLPLDDASVNIAVSGLVLNFIPEPEKALAEMKRVTSMNGTVAVYIWDYAEKMEFLNHFWDVVVELDPGASALHEGHRFPDSNAEQLVDTFNHVGLLEVEAAPLEIATHFNDFDDYWKPFLGGQGPAPTYVSKLEDSEKTHLRETLKQRLPVEQDGSIVLYARAWAAKGRV